A single genomic interval of Treponema primitia ZAS-1 harbors:
- a CDS encoding cysteine hydrolase family protein, producing the protein MSFALILVDIQNDYFPGGSNTLYKTEEAAKNASMALEIFRQKKLPVFHIQHISLQTGATFFLPNTVGNEINKTVKPNEGETVLVKHKPNSFFETDLHECISKTGIKKLIICGMMTHMCIDTTVRAAKDYSYETIVLSDACTTKDLIWDNKNIPAETVHNVYMAGLQGTFAKIIKTNELKKILE; encoded by the coding sequence ATGAGCTTTGCATTGATTTTAGTTGATATTCAAAATGACTATTTCCCAGGTGGGAGTAATACATTATATAAAACGGAAGAAGCCGCAAAAAATGCAAGTATGGCACTTGAAATTTTTCGACAAAAAAAACTTCCCGTATTTCATATTCAGCATATTAGTTTACAGACAGGAGCAACATTCTTTTTACCAAATACGGTTGGAAATGAAATAAATAAAACTGTTAAACCCAATGAGGGTGAAACAGTATTAGTTAAACATAAACCAAATAGTTTTTTTGAAACTGATTTGCATGAATGTATTTCAAAAACTGGTATTAAGAAATTAATAATATGTGGAATGATGACTCATATGTGTATAGATACAACTGTTCGTGCTGCAAAAGATTATTCTTATGAAACGATAGTTTTAAGTGACGCATGTACAACAAAAGATTTAATATGGGATAATAAAAATATCCCGGCAGAAACTGTTCATAATGTATATATGGCTGGATTGCAAGGAACATTTGCAAAAATAATAAAAACAAATGAATTAAAAAAAATATTGGAATAA
- the rplS gene encoding 50S ribosomal protein L19 yields the protein MNEIRAIEASQMKDELDNFKVGDTVKVHFKIVEGKTERIQVYEGLVIAMKNSRVGQTFTVRKNSYGVGVERVFPIHSPRVTRVELTRAGRVRRAKLYYIRDKIGKAAKIRELIVKKHAKTDEAVPEKTTATESAQS from the coding sequence ATGAACGAGATACGGGCCATAGAAGCCTCCCAGATGAAGGATGAATTGGACAATTTCAAGGTCGGTGATACCGTTAAGGTTCATTTCAAGATCGTTGAAGGAAAGACCGAACGTATCCAGGTATACGAAGGCCTGGTGATTGCCATGAAAAATTCCCGGGTGGGACAGACCTTTACGGTGCGGAAAAATTCCTACGGCGTCGGGGTTGAACGGGTATTCCCCATTCATTCGCCCCGGGTTACCCGGGTGGAATTGACCCGCGCCGGCCGGGTACGCCGGGCCAAGCTCTACTATATCCGGGACAAGATCGGTAAGGCCGCCAAGATTCGGGAACTTATCGTCAAAAAACACGCCAAGACCGATGAAGCTGTACCCGAGAAAACCACGGCAACTGAAAGCGCCCAGAGCTAG
- a CDS encoding peptide ABC transporter substrate-binding protein yields MKKSGKLYRVFLIGLGLFLLASVCIGAAPIRDDSGRKSLPDLTEQTPPAVEPSEAEPSADAPETERELPDFAESRPQIVNREELTMAVSKGEVELDFRKSYLASEAQLYTALYEGLFSYHPFTMEPVPAAASAWTVSEDKKEWTFTIRENARYWNGDPVRAEDFRAAWLSLLDPEKQSPYSSLFDIIEGALDYRLGNNTDPDKVGIHAPELRKLVVRLNNPASFFPSMLCHHSFSPIHPSMLKIDDWSRGVPISNGPFYMVEQTDDIIVLTRNELYWDVARTALRKISLKFVEDGDEATALWNSGEVRWIAGEFNPETLTDRSGIVVTPMFATHYYYIRSTAKPWTDYRVRQALSKALPWAQIRLGHSLPAKTLIYPIQGYPEVEGLDTTDIDEAKRLLSEAGYPDGMGLPELVIRLTPSPEAARIGGLMATTWKEELGVQVKVEVIPYRQYFTALKQNDYQVAFSTWIGDFPDPYTFLQMWRRDSNLNDARYNDADYEELMDRSMTEEGKTRMETLAAAEKLLLDRGAVLPISYSPAVNIVDTDELEGWFPNALDIHPFKYFSFKAFRPLPGVVLLTK; encoded by the coding sequence ATGAAAAAATCAGGAAAGCTATATCGGGTGTTTTTAATCGGCCTTGGCCTGTTTCTTTTGGCTTCGGTGTGCATCGGCGCCGCGCCCATACGGGATGATTCGGGACGAAAAAGCCTGCCGGATCTAACAGAGCAGACTCCCCCTGCCGTCGAGCCGTCGGAGGCTGAACCGAGTGCAGACGCCCCCGAAACCGAGCGGGAACTGCCGGATTTTGCTGAATCCCGGCCTCAGATTGTGAACCGGGAAGAGCTGACCATGGCGGTTTCCAAGGGTGAAGTGGAACTGGATTTCCGGAAATCCTATCTAGCCAGCGAAGCCCAGCTTTATACCGCCCTGTATGAAGGGCTTTTTTCCTATCACCCCTTTACCATGGAACCGGTTCCGGCCGCCGCCAGCGCCTGGACAGTTTCGGAGGATAAGAAGGAATGGACCTTTACTATCCGGGAAAATGCCCGGTATTGGAACGGAGATCCGGTCCGGGCGGAAGATTTCCGCGCCGCATGGCTTTCCCTGCTGGATCCGGAAAAACAGTCCCCCTATTCTTCCCTTTTCGATATCATCGAAGGGGCTCTGGATTATCGTTTAGGTAACAATACCGATCCGGACAAGGTTGGTATCCATGCACCGGAGCTGAGAAAACTGGTGGTACGACTGAATAACCCGGCGTCCTTTTTTCCCAGTATGCTCTGCCATCATTCCTTCAGCCCCATCCATCCCTCTATGCTGAAAATTGACGACTGGTCCCGGGGCGTCCCGATATCCAACGGCCCCTTCTATATGGTGGAGCAGACCGATGACATCATCGTGCTTACCCGGAATGAACTCTATTGGGATGTGGCCCGTACGGCCCTAAGGAAGATCTCCCTCAAATTTGTTGAAGACGGGGATGAAGCCACGGCGCTCTGGAATTCCGGAGAGGTCCGGTGGATAGCCGGGGAGTTTAATCCCGAAACCCTCACCGACCGCAGTGGTATCGTGGTGACCCCCATGTTTGCCACGCACTATTACTACATCCGTTCCACCGCCAAGCCCTGGACCGATTACCGGGTTCGTCAGGCCCTCTCCAAAGCCTTACCCTGGGCTCAGATCCGCTTAGGCCATTCTCTGCCCGCCAAAACCCTTATCTATCCCATCCAGGGCTATCCCGAAGTTGAAGGTCTGGATACCACGGACATTGATGAAGCCAAACGCCTTTTAAGCGAGGCCGGCTACCCCGATGGCATGGGTCTGCCGGAACTGGTGATTCGCCTGACCCCTTCCCCCGAGGCTGCCCGGATTGGCGGCCTTATGGCTACCACCTGGAAGGAAGAACTGGGTGTACAGGTTAAGGTGGAGGTGATCCCCTACCGGCAGTACTTTACGGCCCTTAAACAGAATGATTATCAGGTAGCCTTTTCAACCTGGATTGGCGATTTCCCTGACCCCTACACCTTCCTGCAGATGTGGCGCCGGGATTCCAACCTGAACGACGCCCGTTACAACGATGCGGATTACGAAGAGCTGATGGACAGATCCATGACGGAGGAGGGCAAGACCCGTATGGAGACCCTTGCAGCCGCAGAAAAACTGCTCCTGGACCGCGGCGCGGTGCTTCCCATATCCTACAGTCCTGCGGTGAATATTGTTGATACCGATGAGTTGGAGGGGTGGTTCCCCAATGCTTTGGATATACATCCGTTTAAGTATTTTTCTTTCAAGGCGTTTCGGCCGTTGCCGGGAGTAGTGCTGCTGACGAAATAG
- the mtnN gene encoding 5'-methylthioadenosine/S-adenosylhomocysteine nucleosidase, producing MAEVLGGSFLHHLIFYSLYESEVTMIGIIGAMEDEVTLLRSALVDIHTEIIGGYEFYSGVLEKKPVVLLRCGIGKVNAAVGCALLIDHYKPELVINTGSAGGIDPSLSFGDAVISNGLVQHDVDVTAFNYAPGQLPGMPPIFTVPEDLIRRGEAAVDSLKQEGILPPEFNHVRGLIGSGDVFMHEADRIGEVRKTFPAIRAVEMEGAAIAQACHLFSVPGLIIRAISDIAGAESPVTHDEFLPIASKHSGEIVRRIVRDWN from the coding sequence ATGGCGGAAGTCCTTGGCGGATCATTTCTCCATCACTTAATTTTTTATTCGTTGTATGAAAGCGAGGTAACCATGATTGGTATTATTGGCGCCATGGAGGACGAGGTAACCTTGCTCCGCTCCGCCCTGGTGGATATCCATACCGAAATTATCGGGGGCTATGAATTTTACTCCGGCGTTCTGGAAAAAAAACCGGTGGTGCTTCTGCGCTGCGGCATCGGCAAGGTTAATGCGGCGGTGGGCTGCGCACTCCTTATAGACCACTATAAGCCGGAGCTGGTGATCAATACCGGGTCCGCCGGGGGCATCGACCCCTCGCTCAGCTTTGGGGATGCGGTGATCTCCAATGGGCTGGTCCAGCACGATGTGGACGTTACCGCTTTTAACTATGCCCCGGGCCAGCTTCCGGGTATGCCCCCGATATTTACGGTTCCCGAGGACCTGATACGCCGGGGGGAAGCGGCGGTGGACAGCCTGAAACAGGAGGGGATACTGCCGCCGGAATTTAACCACGTGCGGGGCCTTATCGGTTCCGGGGATGTGTTTATGCATGAAGCGGATCGGATTGGTGAGGTCCGTAAAACCTTCCCCGCCATACGGGCGGTGGAGATGGAGGGGGCCGCCATAGCCCAGGCCTGCCACCTCTTTTCGGTCCCCGGCCTGATCATCCGGGCTATTTCGGATATCGCCGGCGCGGAATCGCCGGTTACCCACGACGAATTCCTGCCCATTGCGTCAAAACACTCCGGAGAGATTGTGCGGCGTATCGTACGGGACTGGAATTAA
- the rimM gene encoding ribosome maturation factor RimM (Essential for efficient processing of 16S rRNA) — translation MIEQFVVALVGAPFGIKGFVKTKPLSGELEHLEQLETVVLRRENHETLFHIEETQIIGASLAMKFRGIDTPEAARTLSGAEILTDRDHAAPLGEDEYYVEDLRGIPVTDPQGTVLGEIRDVLEGGGGQLIELKLNGGELRLVPFRKEFFGEVDTVKRRAVLLEQWILE, via the coding sequence ATGATCGAACAATTTGTGGTAGCCCTGGTGGGCGCCCCCTTCGGCATTAAGGGTTTTGTAAAAACAAAGCCCCTCTCGGGAGAGTTGGAACATCTGGAACAACTTGAAACGGTTGTTCTCCGCCGGGAAAACCACGAAACCCTATTTCATATAGAAGAAACCCAGATCATCGGCGCCTCCTTGGCAATGAAATTCCGGGGAATTGATACGCCGGAAGCTGCCAGGACCCTTTCCGGAGCGGAAATCCTTACCGATAGGGACCACGCGGCGCCCCTGGGTGAGGATGAATACTACGTTGAGGATCTGCGGGGTATACCGGTTACGGATCCCCAGGGTACGGTGCTTGGGGAAATTCGGGACGTACTTGAAGGCGGCGGGGGTCAGCTGATAGAGCTGAAACTTAACGGCGGGGAACTTCGGCTGGTCCCCTTTAGAAAAGAATTTTTTGGTGAAGTAGATACGGTAAAACGCCGGGCGGTTCTGCTGGAACAGTGGATTTTAGAATGA
- the rpsP gene encoding 30S ribosomal protein S16, giving the protein MSARIRLKKFGTKKRPYYRIVVIDKRAPRDGITIEELGYYHPIEAEDKQIVFDADRVKVWLQNGATATDTVRRILNKKNISL; this is encoded by the coding sequence ATGAGCGCCAGAATACGGCTCAAGAAATTCGGAACTAAGAAACGCCCCTATTACCGCATTGTGGTTATCGATAAACGGGCGCCTCGGGACGGCATAACAATCGAAGAATTGGGATATTATCACCCCATTGAAGCGGAAGATAAGCAGATTGTATTCGATGCGGATAGGGTTAAGGTTTGGCTTCAAAACGGAGCTACCGCAACCGATACGGTTCGCAGGATCCTGAACAAGAAGAACATCTCCTTATAA
- the coaE gene encoding dephospho-CoA kinase (Dephospho-CoA kinase (CoaE) performs the final step in coenzyme A biosynthesis.), whose protein sequence is MGNTTNQQKVIGLTGTYCAGKNYIGRLLEERGLPVLDVDKLGHRAIETEREAILKRFGEDILGTDGAIDRRLLGEKVFGKGENLAALEGIVHPAANRMTSEWIAAQRDEQEGKPCVINAALLHRSSAFPQLDCIILVQAPTLTRLLRARKRDGLSFGQILRRFGSQKKFTPQYFEKKADIYIIENRGYFGFCASLYRRRIDNRLNEILSRVGMA, encoded by the coding sequence GTGGGAAATACTACAAATCAACAAAAAGTCATCGGACTCACCGGAACCTACTGCGCGGGGAAGAACTACATAGGCCGGCTCCTGGAGGAACGGGGCCTGCCGGTGCTGGACGTGGACAAGCTGGGACACCGGGCCATCGAAACCGAACGGGAGGCCATCCTGAAACGCTTTGGGGAGGATATCCTGGGGACGGACGGCGCCATAGACCGGCGGCTTCTGGGAGAGAAGGTTTTCGGCAAGGGCGAGAACCTGGCGGCCCTGGAGGGGATAGTCCACCCGGCGGCCAACCGAATGACTTCAGAATGGATAGCCGCCCAACGGGACGAACAGGAAGGCAAGCCCTGCGTAATCAACGCGGCGCTGCTCCACCGGTCCTCCGCCTTCCCGCAGTTGGACTGCATCATCCTGGTACAGGCCCCAACCCTGACCCGGCTCCTGCGGGCCCGTAAACGGGACGGTCTAAGCTTCGGACAGATCCTGCGCCGATTTGGGAGCCAAAAAAAATTCACCCCTCAATATTTCGAAAAAAAGGCCGATATATACATAATAGAAAACCGGGGATATTTTGGTTTCTGCGCCTCCCTGTATCGAAGGCGTATAGATAACCGACTAAACGAAATTCTTTCCCGGGTGGGGATGGCGTAA
- a CDS encoding SPOR domain-containing protein: MEKKKLLLVAISVGVFLVIVIGASILVFSPRNPSPAAAAMAKPVKPIPAGNPEGIDNPNLPASLDAVELVKNSVDIQGLRTPPEGNAQDNVFYIYGENPSDTVTVDRGTSGASNRLIVDVPRPVTAAVPDAPRVAARPAPARQTPAAAAPRAAAPKSAAPAQSKSRENFWVQTGSFSTVARAEGVKDTLASKGITSLIENRDVDGKTFFRVRVGPYTSKNEADYWLALIKSIHGFEESQVWKTPAR; encoded by the coding sequence ATGGAAAAGAAGAAATTACTGCTCGTAGCGATTTCTGTAGGTGTTTTTCTTGTCATTGTGATAGGAGCTTCAATTCTGGTGTTTTCGCCCCGGAACCCATCTCCGGCTGCTGCTGCGATGGCAAAACCGGTAAAACCCATTCCCGCAGGGAACCCTGAAGGAATCGACAACCCCAATCTACCGGCGTCACTGGATGCGGTAGAGTTGGTGAAAAATTCCGTAGACATCCAGGGCCTCCGGACCCCTCCCGAAGGCAATGCCCAGGATAATGTCTTTTATATTTACGGCGAAAACCCCAGCGATACCGTAACGGTGGATCGCGGTACCTCAGGCGCCAGCAACCGGCTGATCGTAGACGTACCCCGCCCCGTCACTGCCGCAGTTCCCGATGCGCCCCGGGTTGCCGCCAGACCGGCCCCGGCCCGGCAAACACCCGCTGCCGCCGCTCCCCGGGCTGCAGCTCCCAAATCCGCCGCCCCCGCCCAGTCAAAGTCCCGCGAAAATTTCTGGGTACAAACCGGCTCCTTCTCCACCGTAGCCCGTGCCGAAGGCGTCAAAGACACCCTAGCCTCCAAGGGCATCACGTCCCTTATCGAAAACCGCGACGTAGACGGCAAGACCTTCTTCCGTGTCCGAGTCGGCCCCTATACCTCAAAAAACGAAGCAGATTACTGGCTGGCACTAATTAAGTCCATCCACGGCTTTGAAGAAAGCCAAGTATGGAAAACCCCCGCAAGGTAA
- a CDS encoding YraN family protein, which translates to MPSKSSKGREGENRAAEALEKKGMQIIARNFRSRTGEIDIIAQENETIVFVEVKTWTHYGFEDLRLGIDEKKQRRIIETAKYFLLEHRKYNGMGIRFDVVFISPTNIVHLASAFMERV; encoded by the coding sequence ATGCCATCTAAAAGTTCTAAGGGCCGGGAGGGGGAAAACAGGGCGGCGGAAGCCCTGGAAAAGAAGGGGATGCAGATAATTGCCCGGAATTTTCGTTCCCGAACCGGGGAAATCGATATTATCGCCCAGGAAAACGAGACAATCGTATTTGTAGAGGTAAAAACCTGGACCCATTATGGGTTTGAAGACCTTCGCTTAGGGATTGATGAAAAAAAGCAGCGCCGAATCATAGAAACAGCTAAGTATTTCCTTCTGGAACATCGAAAATATAATGGAATGGGTATCAGATTTGATGTGGTTTTTATAAGCCCTACGAATATTGTCCATCTTGCATCAGCGTTTATGGAGCGTGTATGA
- the trmD gene encoding tRNA (guanosine(37)-N1)-methyltransferase TrmD: protein MKYTVLSLFPEIIDAYFASSIMAKAVSRGIVEYRPVNIRDFALDKHKTCDDAPYGGGAGMLMLPEPLGRALESVGARQRLAESAAAGSAGRSSGRVIYLSPGGRPFTQDLAVELAREEALILLCGRYEGIDQRIIDTYVDDEISVGDYVLSSGEVAALALIDATYRLVDRVITAESLEEESFSGGLLEYPQYTRPEVYGMLRVPELLLSGHHENIRRWRLRKRVEKTLALRPDLIRRGEEIDLFDGETRKLIQELGGEG from the coding sequence ATGAAGTATACGGTGCTGTCCCTCTTTCCGGAAATTATCGACGCTTATTTTGCCAGTTCCATCATGGCCAAGGCGGTAAGCCGGGGCATTGTGGAATACCGGCCGGTGAATATCCGGGATTTTGCCCTGGATAAGCATAAAACCTGCGACGATGCCCCCTATGGAGGCGGCGCGGGAATGTTGATGCTGCCGGAACCCCTGGGCCGCGCCCTGGAATCCGTAGGCGCCAGGCAACGTTTGGCAGAATCAGCGGCAGCAGGCAGCGCCGGACGAAGTTCAGGCCGCGTTATATATTTAAGCCCCGGCGGTCGGCCTTTTACCCAGGATTTGGCCGTAGAACTAGCCCGGGAGGAAGCGTTGATCCTCCTCTGCGGCCGGTACGAGGGGATAGATCAGCGTATCATCGACACCTATGTGGATGATGAAATTTCCGTTGGGGATTACGTGCTTTCCTCCGGGGAAGTGGCAGCCCTGGCGCTGATAGACGCTACATACCGGCTGGTGGATAGGGTAATAACGGCGGAGTCACTGGAAGAAGAGAGCTTTTCCGGGGGTCTCTTGGAGTATCCCCAGTATACACGGCCGGAAGTTTATGGTATGCTTCGGGTTCCGGAGCTTTTGCTTTCGGGGCACCATGAAAATATACGGCGTTGGCGCCTGAGAAAACGGGTCGAAAAAACCCTTGCCCTGCGGCCGGATTTAATCCGCCGGGGGGAAGAGATTGACCTCTTCGATGGAGAGACCCGTAAACTTATACAGGAACTAGGGGGAGAAGGATGA
- the fliM gene encoding flagellar motor switch protein FliM — MTEVLSQDEIDQLLTAINAGETEPEDFKPAADTRKIKIYDFKRPDKFSKEQIRTISIMHETFARLTTNALSANLRSMVHVHVASVDQLTYEEFIRSIPTPTTLAVINMDPLKGNAILEIDPAITFSIIERLFGGTGEGTKSQHELTDIEAAVMEGMIVRILGNMREAWAQVIDLRPRLGQIETNPQFAQIVPPTDMVVLVTLETKVGEVEGMMNFCIPYLTIEPIIGKLSAQFWYSSARRAATNENLNTLKEKLSTVDVTIVAEIGRINIPIKDVLSLRTGDVVRLYNVRVGDTFSLNIGNKKKYLCRPGIVGKKVAVQIIKKTEELEKEEFEELTAEGDEAL, encoded by the coding sequence ATGACCGAAGTCCTGTCCCAGGATGAAATAGACCAGCTGCTCACTGCTATCAACGCCGGGGAAACCGAACCGGAGGACTTCAAGCCCGCCGCGGATACCCGGAAAATCAAGATCTATGACTTCAAACGCCCCGATAAGTTCTCCAAAGAGCAGATCCGGACCATTTCGATTATGCATGAGACCTTTGCCCGGCTTACCACCAACGCTCTGTCGGCAAATCTCCGTTCCATGGTCCACGTCCATGTGGCATCGGTGGACCAGCTTACCTATGAGGAATTTATCCGTTCCATCCCTACTCCCACCACCCTGGCGGTTATCAATATGGACCCCCTCAAGGGGAACGCCATCCTGGAAATAGACCCGGCAATCACCTTTTCCATCATCGAACGCCTCTTCGGGGGTACCGGCGAGGGGACCAAGTCCCAGCATGAATTGACGGATATTGAAGCGGCGGTTATGGAGGGGATGATAGTCCGTATCCTGGGAAATATGCGGGAAGCCTGGGCCCAGGTAATCGACCTTCGGCCCCGCTTGGGCCAAATCGAGACCAACCCCCAGTTTGCCCAGATCGTGCCGCCCACAGACATGGTTGTTCTGGTAACCCTGGAGACCAAGGTGGGCGAAGTCGAAGGGATGATGAACTTCTGCATACCCTACCTGACCATAGAGCCCATCATCGGTAAGTTATCCGCCCAGTTCTGGTATTCATCGGCTCGGCGGGCGGCTACGAACGAAAACCTCAATACCCTTAAGGAAAAACTTTCCACCGTGGACGTTACCATCGTAGCGGAAATCGGCAGGATAAATATTCCTATTAAAGATGTGCTATCCCTGCGTACCGGGGATGTGGTGCGGCTCTACAATGTCCGGGTGGGAGATACATTCTCCCTCAACATCGGCAATAAAAAGAAGTACCTCTGCCGGCCCGGTATAGTGGGGAAGAAGGTGGCGGTACAGATCATCAAGAAAACCGAGGAGCTCGAAAAAGAAGAGTTTGAAGAGCTCACCGCCGAGGGTGACGAAGCCCTTTAG
- a CDS encoding KH domain-containing protein, translated as MEKDLVEYIVKSLVDDPASVEVTVVEGEKSTILELRVAAGDIGKVIGKHGRIAKAIRTVLQAATAKDGKHAVLEILD; from the coding sequence ATGGAAAAGGATCTGGTTGAGTACATTGTAAAATCCCTTGTTGATGATCCCGCTTCGGTTGAGGTAACGGTGGTGGAGGGCGAAAAGTCTACCATCCTGGAACTGAGAGTAGCGGCGGGGGATATCGGTAAGGTTATCGGTAAACACGGCCGTATCGCTAAGGCAATAAGAACCGTTCTCCAGGCCGCCACCGCTAAAGACGGGAAACATGCGGTTTTGGAAATCCTGGACTGA
- a CDS encoding HD-GYP domain-containing protein: protein MKQIPVHDLREGLVFSHPIYIEKNSMFVPAGMAVRQKDIDRLQDWGIEIVETDGVPLGEDLAERPTPPLKQEISAMSNAEWAAVRDDPKKILSLADVKEPSGSYRSYTGLITWLARVFSYISRKVPTDIRFIDGITQRILKTVREERDGFINYILGGEVRGNEFAKSSINTAILCAHIGIEMKLPNHRIIQTITGALLHDVGMLRLPPDLINKTGGLSKEELYHIQSHTLYSYKIVHEELAYPEEMGALVLQHHENWDGSGYPQGLAGEEIHFGARIVSVADAFEAMVSQKPYRNSILGYQAMKNILADNSRRFGPDELNAFIKIMGIYPIGSIILLNNGSMARVVEVRKDAPLRPKIAILVDITGTVYKQPQGELIDLLNEKNLFIVRAINPKELTKDAI, encoded by the coding sequence ATGAAACAAATCCCGGTACATGATTTACGGGAAGGGTTGGTATTCTCTCACCCCATTTATATCGAAAAAAACAGTATGTTTGTACCCGCGGGAATGGCGGTGCGGCAAAAGGATATCGACCGGCTTCAAGACTGGGGCATCGAGATAGTGGAAACCGACGGGGTACCCCTGGGGGAAGACTTGGCGGAGCGCCCCACCCCGCCGCTTAAACAGGAAATTTCGGCAATGAGCAATGCGGAATGGGCTGCCGTACGGGATGACCCAAAAAAAATCCTATCCCTGGCGGACGTAAAGGAACCCAGCGGATCCTACCGTAGTTATACCGGACTTATCACCTGGTTGGCCCGGGTGTTCTCTTACATTTCCAGAAAGGTTCCTACGGATATTCGTTTTATAGACGGCATTACCCAGCGGATACTCAAAACAGTCCGGGAAGAGCGGGATGGTTTTATCAACTATATCCTGGGCGGCGAGGTACGGGGCAATGAATTTGCCAAGAGCTCCATCAATACGGCAATACTCTGCGCCCACATTGGCATAGAAATGAAACTTCCCAATCACCGGATTATACAGACCATCACCGGAGCGCTGCTCCACGATGTGGGGATGCTCAGGCTTCCCCCGGATCTGATCAATAAGACAGGTGGCCTGTCAAAGGAAGAACTCTATCACATACAAAGCCATACCCTCTACTCCTATAAAATCGTCCATGAAGAACTGGCCTACCCCGAAGAAATGGGGGCCCTGGTATTGCAGCACCATGAAAACTGGGACGGATCGGGCTATCCCCAAGGGCTGGCGGGTGAGGAAATACACTTCGGCGCCCGTATAGTCTCTGTGGCGGACGCCTTTGAAGCCATGGTCAGCCAAAAACCCTACCGCAATTCCATACTTGGTTACCAGGCCATGAAAAACATCCTGGCGGACAATTCCCGGCGTTTTGGACCGGATGAGCTTAATGCCTTTATCAAGATCATGGGGATATACCCCATAGGGTCCATCATCCTTCTGAATAACGGCTCCATGGCCCGGGTTGTGGAAGTCCGGAAAGATGCTCCCCTTCGGCCGAAGATCGCCATACTGGTGGACATAACGGGAACGGTTTATAAGCAGCCCCAGGGGGAGCTTATCGATTTATTAAACGAAAAAAACCTTTTTATCGTCAGGGCAATCAACCCCAAGGAATTGACAAAGGATGCCATCTAA
- a CDS encoding EscU/YscU/HrcU family type III secretion system export apparatus switch protein, whose amino-acid sequence MKKASALAYSPDMPAPRIIASGQGREAEQIIAIAREAGITVVEDPGLEALLNAGKTGDYIPEWCWDTVAKILAFVIAKEKR is encoded by the coding sequence GTGAAAAAAGCCTCCGCCCTTGCCTACTCCCCGGATATGCCTGCCCCAAGGATCATAGCCTCGGGACAGGGCAGGGAGGCTGAGCAGATCATCGCCATAGCCCGGGAGGCGGGGATTACCGTGGTGGAAGACCCCGGCCTGGAGGCACTGCTTAACGCCGGAAAAACCGGGGACTATATACCCGAATGGTGCTGGGATACGGTGGCGAAGATATTGGCATTTGTGATCGCGAAGGAAAAGAGATGA
- a CDS encoding S-ribosylhomocysteine lyase, whose product MEKIASFQIDHIRLLPGLYVSRQDKFGDTILTTFDMRFKQPNKEPVIDMPALHTIEHLGATFLRSHKDWANKTVYFGPMGCRTGFYVILEGKRSSTEVLPLIIELMDWIQAFEGDIPGAAPGECGNYSEQNLNMAKWEAARYGALLKKAGKENLNYPA is encoded by the coding sequence ATGGAAAAAATTGCCAGTTTTCAGATTGACCATATTCGCCTTCTACCGGGGCTTTATGTATCCCGGCAGGATAAGTTCGGAGATACCATACTTACCACCTTCGATATGCGTTTTAAACAGCCCAATAAGGAACCGGTGATCGATATGCCGGCCCTGCATACCATTGAACACCTGGGGGCGACCTTCCTACGCTCCCATAAGGACTGGGCGAACAAGACCGTTTATTTTGGGCCCATGGGATGCCGTACGGGATTCTATGTGATTCTGGAAGGAAAACGGAGTTCCACCGAAGTTTTGCCCCTGATCATAGAACTAATGGACTGGATCCAAGCCTTTGAGGGGGACATCCCCGGGGCCGCCCCAGGGGAATGCGGCAACTACTCTGAACAGAATTTGAATATGGCCAAGTGGGAAGCTGCTCGGTACGGGGCGCTGCTGAAAAAAGCGGGGAAGGAAAACCTGAACTACCCCGCTTAA